The Streptomyces uncialis genomic interval CGCCGGCGCCGGGCCGCGCAGGTGTACGGGGTCAGCATCGAACGGTTCCGCAAGCACCACGAGTTGATGGTGCTGGGCCAGATCGCGGAGCGCATCCTCCTCATCGCCGCCACAGACACAGACACAGACACAGCCACCGCGTCCGTGACCGGAACGGCCCCCGCGGACGGGCAACGCCCCGATCCCGGCGCCGTACCGGTGGCGCTCCCCGGACTCGCCGCCTCGCACCGCACGCTCCATCCGCTCGTGCACGGCCGCCGCACCACCGTGACGGTGCACACCCACTCGGTGGACCTGCTGCGGGACATCGACGTCGTGGTCTCGCCGTGCAACACCTACTTCGCGCTGCCCGCGCCCTTCAAGTCGTCGGTCGCCGCCACCCTGCGACGCGCGGGGGCACGCAAGGACCCTACGGGGGGACTCGTCGAGGACTCCGTCCACGACGAGTTGTGGGGGTGGGCCGCCCGGAACGGAATGCCGGGCCGGGCGGCCCTGCCGGGAACCGTCGCCGCCACCTCGGCCGGCGCACTGGGCGAACAGGGGATACGACGGCTGTACCACGCGGCCGTGGCCGTCCCGCGTCCCGACAGCAACGACTACGACGTCCCGCCCACGGTGGTCACCCGCTCCGTGGCCGCCGCCTTCGCCCTCCTCGCCCGGGAGGCCGACGACCACGACCCGCCGCTGCGTTCCCTCTGTCTGCCGCTCCTCGGCGCCGGTCGCGGTGGCCTCTCACCGCTGGAGAGCTTCGGTGCGCTGTGGCCCGCGGTCGAGGCGGAACTGGCGCGCGGAGCGCCGTGGCAGGTCCACTTCGTGATGCGTAGGCACGCCAACGCGGATCTTGTGGAACGACTTCTCACCGGACCGCCGGGCAGGACCCACCAGTGACCCGCCGATGACCTGCCGGTGACCCACCGATGAACGACCCACCAGTGGACAGGGAACAGGGAACGCAGTGAATCCGTATGCGGTACTCGCCGCCGCCGCCGAGCAGTGGGAGCGGATCGCCGGAGCACTCGGCCCGGCACCGCGGGAGCGGCTGGCCGCGCTGCTGGCGCGGGCGCGCCACGACGACCGGGGCCGGCACACCGGGCGGCAGCGGCACGAAGCCGCGCTGGCCGCCGTGGACCTGCTCGCCGAGAGGCTTCCCGAACTGTTCGGCGGCGAACAGCAGGCACGTCTCACCCTCACCGCGCCGCCGCCCGGCGCCGCCGCGGAGAGCGTCACCCACCTCGGCTTCACCGCCGAGGACCTGGCCGTCCTGCTGATCGACGGTCACCGGATGGTGGGCCCCCTGCTGGGCCCGGTACGCGAACGCCTGCTGGCCGCTCCCGCCCTGGACCTGGACACCGTGCTGCTGGGTGGCACCGACCCCTTCGTCCCGGCGCTGATCCGGCTGCGCGGCAGAGGCGGAGCCGTGCGGCTGCCGAGCCTCCAGTTCACCGCGGCACACCGGCCCCGGCCGATCGTGCTCGCCGTCAACGAGATGCTGGCCGCGGACCGTGACCCCTGGGGCGCGGCGGACTGGTGGCTCTCCGCCGACGCCCGGCTCGACGCCCGTCCCGAGACGCTCATCGGGACCGCCGGCGAGCAGCAACTCCTGGACACCGTACGAATGTTGGCAGAGCAGGAGTAGCCGTGCCGAGATACCGCCCGCCCGCCGGCTTGTCCGGGGCCCCCACCGAGGTCCAGCTGGCCGCCGGTACGCGGCTGTACCGGGTGCACGCCGCACACCGGGCCCCGGAGGGCTTCAACCCGGTCCCCGCGCACTGTCTGTACGGGGGCGGGCGCTTCGACTCCACCGCCTGCGACCGGTACGGATACCTCTACGCGGGGCTCGCGGCGGCCACCGCCGTCTGCGAGACCCTGCTGCGCGGCATACCGTTCGACCCGTCGGGCGCTCCGCGGCTCGTCCCCCGTGTCGCGGTCGCGGGCCGACGGCTCTCCACCCTGCTGCTGACCACCGATGTCACCCTGATCTCCCTGACCACGGCCCAGGACCTGGCAGCCGTCCACCAGGACAGCTGGCTCGTCCAGACGGAGGCCCACGAGTACCCGTACACCCGCGACTGGGCCCACTGGATCCGCCACCACACCGGCCCCGGTGCCCAAGGGCTGCTCTGGTCCTCGAAGCGGGAACCCGGTGAGCGCACGGTGATCCTCTTCGAGGACCGCTGCCCGCCGGACGTGCTGAAGGCGGCGGCCGGTGACCCGGTGGACTTCGGTACACCGCACGGCGAGCAGTGGCTCAACTCCGTGCTCCAGCCCTACCATGTCCAACTCCCCCCGGCCGACGGCCGTCCCTGAAAGCCGGGAGGCGCCCCCATGTCCCAAGAGAACGCGATCGCCCACGCCACGGCCGCGGAAACCGCGTACCGGAGCTACTGCGAGACCTTCGACCCCGCGCTGCTCGTCCGGGCGACCGAGGAGTTCGAGGAGGCCTTCGAGGAACCGGGCGACGACGGGCCCTGGCCCGTGTGGCGCGTCATGTTCGGCCATCTGCGCTGCTTCCAGTACGACGAACAGCCCACGGCACCGCTGCTGCGCCACACCTGGAACCTGCTCAGCGAGGGCCTCGACGCACTCCCGGACGACGACGGGGAACAGGACGGGGCCCGTACGGTCGCACACCTCCTGCTGGCGAACGTCGCACGGCTCCGCTACGAGGCGGGCCGGGGGAGGAGCGTCGAGGAACGCACGGCGCTGCTCGACGAAGCGCTCCGGCGGCACACCGAGGCCGAACCATGGGCGCGGACCCCGCAGGAGGACCCGTCCAGTGAGCCCGGCACCCTGCTCGCACTCCACCAGGGCCAGGGCTGTCTCTTCCTGGAACGTCACCGGATGACGGCCGATGTCAGGGCGGCGCGGAGCGCGGTCACCCACTACCGGGCCGCGCTGAGCATGCCACCGCCGACGGAGGAACTGGCCCTCAGCTGGTACGGACTGGGCCTCGCCCTGTTCGCGGCCGGATCGACCGCCCAGGACCGCGCCGAACTGGAAGCGGCGCAGCAGGCGTTGGAGAAAGCGTTCGCCCTGGCCCGGGACACCGGAGCGGACACCGGGACATGGGCCTGGGAAGCGGAGATCCGGATCGCCGCCGTGCACTGCTGCGTCTATCTGATCTGGAAGGACCACACGCACGGCGAGGCCGCGATGGCGCACGTGGGCAGGCTGCTGGCGGAGCCCGGCACGGAGGACCGGCTGGAACCCTTCTTCCTGCACGCCTTCGCGAGCGTGCTCTTCGAAAGAGCGGGCAGGGAAACCGACGGGGAGCAACAGGACCGGGCCATAGCCATGGTGCGGCGGCTGGTACGGGAGACGCCACCCGGCCGTGATCCGGCCAAGCCCCAGCGGCTGTTGGTGCTGGCCGCCTTCCAGCAGATCCGCTACTACCACGACCAGGACCCGGAACGGGCCAGGGAGACGGGACGCGCGGCGACCCTGGCACTGGCGGAGGAGCCGGAGGACCCTGAGACGGCCGACCTGGCGGAACAGCTCCAGGTCTGGGCCCGGACGATGCTGGAGCACCGCGGACAGCTGACGCCGCAGGACGAGACGGCCATCGGCGCCCTCAGCGACGAGCGGGCCAGAGCTCTCATGGCCGAATGGGCGGAGAAGGCCGAGAACGGGACGGCCCGCCCGTTCTTCGGCGACGCGCACCCCGACCTTCCCGGGATGTTCGCGGGACTGCTGGGACAGCAGCGCAGGGAAGACGACTTCGCCCTGCTCTACGCGTCCTGGTGCGAGATGGAGCAGGGCGGCCGGGACCGCGCGCAAGCCGCGGCGCAACTGCTGAACGCGGCGCTCATCGCGGACCCTGACGCGGCCATGGTCAGCGAGGAGCAGCGCGACACGCTCATCGAGGCGATCCTGGAGACGGACAAGGACGACCCTGTCTGGCAGCGCTACGCACACCGGATCGTGGGCTTCGTGCTGCTCCAGTACGAGCGGCGGGGCCGTGGGCGGGGGATGGACGAGGTCGTCGCCCATCTGGAGCTGGCCGGGCTGGGCGGACCGGCCTCCGGCGAAGCGGACAACTACACGGACGAGCTCATCGGTCTGGTGGCCCGGCTGCACCGGGGTCAGGAGGACGGCTCCGCCGACGACCTGGAGGCGGTGGGCGAGATCCATCGGAGACTGCTGGACAACCGCGCTCTGCCACCGCACCTGGCGACGCTGATCGAGACCGGGCACCTGTACCTCCAGGTGCGGGAAGCGGTTCGGCGCGCGGACCTCCCGGCGGTGGACCGGTGCGTCGCGCGGACCGCCGCCATCCGTGCCGGGCTGGCACCGGACGATCCCGCCCGGGCGGAGATCTGGGTGCATCTCACCGGCATGATCCTGAGACGTGAGGGACTCGCCTTGCGCCTCGGCGCCGCGCCCTCGACGCTGCCCGACCCGCCCACCGTCGAGGAACTCCGCCGGTCCACTCTCTCCTTCCCTCCCGGTCACCGTGCCTGGATCCTGGGCGACAGCGCTGTGGGCCGAATGGCCTTCGCCGTGCGGGACGAGGACGTGGAGGCGCTCGCCGAGGCGCGGGAGCTGATCGAGGAGGCACGTGAGCTGTCCCGGTCCGATCCGCCGTCGTACCTGCGGTACACCGGTCTCCTGGCCGCCGCCCACGACGCCCTGGCCCGTCTGCTCCGCGTCCCCGCCGAGCGGGACGAGCACCTGGAGCTGGCGATCGGCCTCTACGAGGAGTGCCACGCGGCCACCGGCGGGCCCGAGCACCGGCTGCGGCCCTCCGCCGCGCTCGGGCTGGCCCGCGCCTACCGGGAGCGGGCCTCCCGCCGGCCTCGCACGGCTGCCCAGGACCGGCACAGGGCCCTGGCCCTGGGCCTCGACGGGCTGCGCGGTTACGCCTGGGCCGCGCTCCTCCAGTCCGCCACGGTCCATGCCGCCGAGGCCGTCGCCGAGGCCACCGCCGAAGCACTCGAAGTCGCCTCGTGGGCACTGCGGGAAGGCGCCCTCGAATCCGCCGTCGAAGCGCTGGAAGCCTGCCGGGGACTCGCCCTGCACGCCGCCACCACCTCCAGGACCGTGCCGCAGCGGCTGGCCGCCGCCGGTCTCGGCGAACTGGCCGACGAGTGGCGCGCGGCCGGAACCGGGGCGGGCGGCACGGGCGCGTTCCGAAGCGGCGGCGAGGGGGACATCCCCAGCGCGCTGCGCCGCCGCGTGCTCACCGCGCTGCGGGCGGACGCGACCGACTCCGGTGACCGGCTCCTCGATCCGCCCGGTATCGCCGCCGTCGCCGAAGCGCTGCGCACCCTCGGCCGGGACGCGCTGGTCTACCTGGTGCCCACGTCGGACGAGGGAAGCGGCTCGGCCGTCGTGGTCACCGCCGGCGGTGAGACGCACGTCCTGCCGCTGCCCGCACTCGACGAACAGGCCGGTCCGCTCGCGCAGTACACCCCGGTCCCCGGTGGCGGCCGGGACCTGGGACCGGTGCCCGGTGCGCCGGGCGGCCCCGGCCCTGCGGCCGGCCGGCCACCCGGCGGTCCCGAACTGCGGCGGCAGCTCGACCGGTTGTGCGGCTGGGCGTGGTACGCCGCCATGAGACCGCTGCTCGACGCCTTCAGCGCACCCGGCCGCCCGGACCGCGTCCCGAGGCTCGTCCTCGTCCCGATGGGAAGGCTCGGGCTCGTCCCCTGGCACGCCGCGTACCGCCCGGCCGCCGGGGGCCGCCGCCGCTACGCGCTTCAGGACGCGGACCTCTCGTACGCCGCGTCGGCCCGGCTGCTCTGCGAGGTCGCCGCCCGACCCGCCGCCGCACGGGCGGGAGACGCCCTGGTCGTCGGTGACCCGACCGGGGACCTGGTGTACGCGGGGGAGGAGGCGGACGCCGTCCAGCGACTGTTCTACCCGGACGGGACGTTCGTGGGGCGGCGTCGCGGCGGGGCGGCGGACGGTGCCGGGACGCCGGACGAGGTGCTCGACTGGCTGCGGGGGAGCGGCAGCCGGGACGGGGTACTGCATCTGGCTTGCCATGCCTCGGTCACCGACAACGCCCGGCGCAGCGCGGGGCTCTCCCTGCACGGCGGCGACCTGTTCGCCGAGGACCTCACCGCGGCGGGAGGCGGCACGGGCTCCGCCGGTCCCGCCCTGGTGCTGCTGGCCGCGTGCCGCAGCAATGTCTCGGGGCACGGGGACAACGAGGCGTTCACGCTGGCGACCGCGTTCCTGGTGGCGGGCGCCCGCTCGGTGGTGGGCTCCCTGTGGCCGGTCCCGGACGAGGCGACCTCGGTGCTGATGCTCCTGACCCACTACTTCCTCAGCCGTGAACAGGAGCCTCCGGCAAGGGCGTTGCGACGGGCCCAGCTGTGGATGCTGGGGCTGGACCGGCAGCCGCCCGGCAGCCTCCCCGATGAGCTGGCCGCGCGGGCGGCGCGGGTCGATCCGGACGACCTGAGCGCGTGGGCGGGGTTCACGCACCTCGGCCGCTGACGGCGCATCAGGCGACGTTCGCCCGGTTGACCATGTCACGGAGGCGAACGTCGTCACACCCTCGTGGCCCGCACATCCACAGGGCCGCCCCGACTTCGCGAGCGCCCCGGGGCTCAGCCTTGGGTGTCCGTGTTCCCGGCCGGTTCCCGCTGGTCGGCGGTGCCGGGACTCTTCGTGTCCGCCTTCCTCGACGCCATCACGCTGGTGACCGTGGTGATGGCCAGCACACCGCCGATGACGGCCAGGGAGACCGGGGTGGAGATCTCCGGCACATGCAGGCTCGTCGTCTCGTGGACACCGTGCAGGACCAGCTTCACGCCGATGAAACCGAGGATGGCCGACAGCCCGTACGACAGGTGGACCAGCTTCTTCAGCAGCCCGACGATGAGGAAGTACAGCTGCCGCAGGCCCATCAGTGCGAAGGCGTTCGCCGTGAACACGATGTACGGATCCTGGGTCAGGCCGAAGATCGCCGGGATGGAGTCCACCGCGAAGAGCAGATCCGTGAGACCGATCGCCACCATGACGATCAGCATCGGCGTGGCGAGCTTCTTGCCGTTCTCGCGGACGAACATCCGCGTGCCGTGCCACTCGGAGGTGGAAGGTACCCGTCGCTGAACAGCCTTGAGCAGACGGCCCTCCTCCCAGTCGTCGTCGTCCTCGTCCGTGCGCGCCTCCTGGATGAACTTCCAGGCGGTGTAGATGAGGAAGGCGCCGAAGACGTAGAAGACCCAGGCGAACTGGTTGATCGCGGCGGCGCCCAGGGCGATGAAGACCGCGCGCAGCGCCAGCGCGAGCAGCACGCCGATCATCAGCACGCGCTGCTGATAGATCGTGGGGACCGAGAACTTCGCCATGATCAGCACGAACACGAACAGATTGTCGACGCTGAGCGATTTCTCGGTGATGTAGCCCGCGAAGAACTCACCGGACGCCTGTCCGTGACCCAGGACGGCCAGTCCGGTACCGAAGAGCACGGCGAGGGCGAGCCAGACGATCGACCAGGTGCCCGCCTCCTTCATCGAGACTTCGTGTGGTTTGCGCCCGCCGATGAAGAAATCGGCCGCGATGAGTATCAGCAGTGTGGCGACTGTGATTACCCACATGGTCATCGAGGCGTCCAACTCTGTTCCCTCCCGTAGCTGTAGCGCGAACCGACAACAGTACTGGGTAGGCCAAGAGTTGGTATGGCGGGAGTAAACCGGCGTGCGAAGCACCCGATTTCAAGGGCCATTGACGGCCGCCGTCGCACGGTCATGGGGCGCGGGTGAGCACGCAAGCCGCGATCGCCGGCCGGTGTCAGGGAGTCGGCACGACGGTGCGCATCGCGAGAGTACGTGTCGTCCAGTGGCCGTACGGCCGGGTGTTGACCGCCGTCAGGTCCCTCGTACCCGGCTGCGGCGGGGCCTGCGAGAAGCGCAGGACACCGTCACGGCCGTCCGGGGCGGACATCCGGGAGCCCGCCGACCCGGCTGCCCAGGCCGGGAGATGGAACGGCACCGTGTTGAGCTCGCACTCGGCGACGATCAGCTTGAGCCAGTCCCGCGCCTCCGCCCCCGGCACCGGAGGGCGGCCCACGGGCAGGGAGAACCGTACGGGCTCCCCGTCCAGGGCGTGCCCGGTGTGCCCCGGGGCGATGAAGTGCCCCGGGTAGAGCGTCGAATGGCCGGCGTATCCGTCCGTCAGGTCGAGCAGCAGACACCACAGGGTCCGGTCCGGTGAGCGGTTGTGCAGCCGTACGGACAGCAGCGGTGGCTGTGGCGCGTCACCACGGTCGGCGGCCGGCGGCGTGTACGCGCAGACGATCTCCCCGCTGCCGTCCGGGACGAGGAGCCGGTCGGACGGTGCTCCCCAAGGGCCGACCTCGACCCGTACCAGCCCGTCGAGCGGCGAGGGGCGTGGCGTCAGGTCCCGGAGCCGGTGCCAGCGCGTCAGATGGGTCAGACAGTCGACGATCCGCCGTACGTCCCCGGGCGCGGACAGCGGCAACGGAGCGACGAAACGGCTGCCGTCGCGGCGCAGGACATGTACGGCGCTTCCCCGTACCTCCAGGCTGAAGTGCAGATCGCCCGCGTCCCGGGGGTCGGGGACCGACCGCAGGAGCGGTGAGGGGCCACCGCCGGGCCCGGCCGTGGCGAGCGCCCGTGCCAGGGCGTCTTCGAAGCCGCCCGGTGGACCCGAGGCCGGGGCGTCCGCCGGGACGACGGTGACCGTCGCGGCGGGCAGGTTCAGCGCGGTGAGGGCCACCGGGTAGACCTGCCCGGGAGCCGGGGCCCAGCCCACCGGATCGACCAGGGTACGGTCCGCCAGCACCGTACGCGCGGTGAGGAGCCTGCCGGGTCGGGAGTTCCCCGACGCCGGGCCGCCCCCGGTGCGGGTTGGCCCGGGCCCGGCGGGCACGTCCCCCGTCGCCGCGTCCGGCCCCGACCGCTCCGCCTCCGCCGGACCCCCGTCCACCACGGCGCGATCCACCACGGCGAACTCCGCTGCGGCGGCCCCCGCCGCGGCACCCTCGCCCAGCCCGTGCCCGGCCCCGCAGTCGACCTCCCAGCCCGCCGCCCCGTGGCGCAGCAGATGCGCGCCGTCCGCCCTCGCGACGCCGTCCGTCAGGAACGGCAGATCGGCCACCCCGCCCGGCCCGGGGGGAAAGAGGACCGGCTGCT includes:
- a CDS encoding macro domain-containing protein, which translates into the protein MAHSFPLPEHGAVLAEVRMVRRAGVVGLRSLSTPELSRIVHRPGHSGTATGPATVEQLLRTAVAGIGGGTLQTAAEYSLGLAAGTRDWPAADRRRRAAQVYGVSIERFRKHHELMVLGQIAERILLIAATDTDTDTATASVTGTAPADGQRPDPGAVPVALPGLAASHRTLHPLVHGRRTTVTVHTHSVDLLRDIDVVVSPCNTYFALPAPFKSSVAATLRRAGARKDPTGGLVEDSVHDELWGWAARNGMPGRAALPGTVAATSAGALGEQGIRRLYHAAVAVPRPDSNDYDVPPTVVTRSVAAAFALLAREADDHDPPLRSLCLPLLGAGRGGLSPLESFGALWPAVEAELARGAPWQVHFVMRRHANADLVERLLTGPPGRTHQ
- a CDS encoding RES family NAD+ phosphorylase; amino-acid sequence: MPRYRPPAGLSGAPTEVQLAAGTRLYRVHAAHRAPEGFNPVPAHCLYGGGRFDSTACDRYGYLYAGLAAATAVCETLLRGIPFDPSGAPRLVPRVAVAGRRLSTLLLTTDVTLISLTTAQDLAAVHQDSWLVQTEAHEYPYTRDWAHWIRHHTGPGAQGLLWSSKREPGERTVILFEDRCPPDVLKAAAGDPVDFGTPHGEQWLNSVLQPYHVQLPPADGRP
- a CDS encoding CHAT domain-containing protein, giving the protein MSQENAIAHATAAETAYRSYCETFDPALLVRATEEFEEAFEEPGDDGPWPVWRVMFGHLRCFQYDEQPTAPLLRHTWNLLSEGLDALPDDDGEQDGARTVAHLLLANVARLRYEAGRGRSVEERTALLDEALRRHTEAEPWARTPQEDPSSEPGTLLALHQGQGCLFLERHRMTADVRAARSAVTHYRAALSMPPPTEELALSWYGLGLALFAAGSTAQDRAELEAAQQALEKAFALARDTGADTGTWAWEAEIRIAAVHCCVYLIWKDHTHGEAAMAHVGRLLAEPGTEDRLEPFFLHAFASVLFERAGRETDGEQQDRAIAMVRRLVRETPPGRDPAKPQRLLVLAAFQQIRYYHDQDPERARETGRAATLALAEEPEDPETADLAEQLQVWARTMLEHRGQLTPQDETAIGALSDERARALMAEWAEKAENGTARPFFGDAHPDLPGMFAGLLGQQRREDDFALLYASWCEMEQGGRDRAQAAAQLLNAALIADPDAAMVSEEQRDTLIEAILETDKDDPVWQRYAHRIVGFVLLQYERRGRGRGMDEVVAHLELAGLGGPASGEADNYTDELIGLVARLHRGQEDGSADDLEAVGEIHRRLLDNRALPPHLATLIETGHLYLQVREAVRRADLPAVDRCVARTAAIRAGLAPDDPARAEIWVHLTGMILRREGLALRLGAAPSTLPDPPTVEELRRSTLSFPPGHRAWILGDSAVGRMAFAVRDEDVEALAEARELIEEARELSRSDPPSYLRYTGLLAAAHDALARLLRVPAERDEHLELAIGLYEECHAATGGPEHRLRPSAALGLARAYRERASRRPRTAAQDRHRALALGLDGLRGYAWAALLQSATVHAAEAVAEATAEALEVASWALREGALESAVEALEACRGLALHAATTSRTVPQRLAAAGLGELADEWRAAGTGAGGTGAFRSGGEGDIPSALRRRVLTALRADATDSGDRLLDPPGIAAVAEALRTLGRDALVYLVPTSDEGSGSAVVVTAGGETHVLPLPALDEQAGPLAQYTPVPGGGRDLGPVPGAPGGPGPAAGRPPGGPELRRQLDRLCGWAWYAAMRPLLDAFSAPGRPDRVPRLVLVPMGRLGLVPWHAAYRPAAGGRRRYALQDADLSYAASARLLCEVAARPAAARAGDALVVGDPTGDLVYAGEEADAVQRLFYPDGTFVGRRRGGAADGAGTPDEVLDWLRGSGSRDGVLHLACHASVTDNARRSAGLSLHGGDLFAEDLTAAGGGTGSAGPALVLLAACRSNVSGHGDNEAFTLATAFLVAGARSVVGSLWPVPDEATSVLMLLTHYFLSREQEPPARALRRAQLWMLGLDRQPPGSLPDELAARAARVDPDDLSAWAGFTHLGR
- a CDS encoding TerC family protein, whose translation is MDASMTMWVITVATLLILIAADFFIGGRKPHEVSMKEAGTWSIVWLALAVLFGTGLAVLGHGQASGEFFAGYITEKSLSVDNLFVFVLIMAKFSVPTIYQQRVLMIGVLLALALRAVFIALGAAAINQFAWVFYVFGAFLIYTAWKFIQEARTDEDDDDWEEGRLLKAVQRRVPSTSEWHGTRMFVRENGKKLATPMLIVMVAIGLTDLLFAVDSIPAIFGLTQDPYIVFTANAFALMGLRQLYFLIVGLLKKLVHLSYGLSAILGFIGVKLVLHGVHETTSLHVPEISTPVSLAVIGGVLAITTVTSVMASRKADTKSPGTADQREPAGNTDTQG
- a CDS encoding caspase family protein, giving the protein MTTIHSLLVGIDDYPAGVATRLGGCLNDIAGVRRLLAGRVPVPGPRVLLDREATVEAVEHGIREGLGEAGPGDTALFWFSGHGTEARAHGADLLIEATGHNQALVCADGPLPDKRLRALLDGVAARGAHVVAVLDCCFAGGATRDTGLTARFAPARDEWASAASVSAREAVPSRPAGPPGRGEVLLLAASRAYQPAHEAFFDGRRHGVFTHAVLGVVREAPPGLTYREVLSAADARVQCSGGLQQPVLFPPGPGGVADLPFLTDGVARADGAHLLRHGAAGWEVDCGAGHGLGEGAAAGAAAAEFAVVDRAVVDGGPAEAERSGPDAATGDVPAGPGPTRTGGGPASGNSRPGRLLTARTVLADRTLVDPVGWAPAPGQVYPVALTALNLPAATVTVVPADAPASGPPGGFEDALARALATAGPGGGPSPLLRSVPDPRDAGDLHFSLEVRGSAVHVLRRDGSRFVAPLPLSAPGDVRRIVDCLTHLTRWHRLRDLTPRPSPLDGLVRVEVGPWGAPSDRLLVPDGSGEIVCAYTPPAADRGDAPQPPLLSVRLHNRSPDRTLWCLLLDLTDGYAGHSTLYPGHFIAPGHTGHALDGEPVRFSLPVGRPPVPGAEARDWLKLIVAECELNTVPFHLPAWAAGSAGSRMSAPDGRDGVLRFSQAPPQPGTRDLTAVNTRPYGHWTTRTLAMRTVVPTP